The proteins below come from a single Candidatus Planktophila dulcis genomic window:
- the pgeF gene encoding peptidoglycan editing factor PgeF — translation MKYRFTNRTGGASSGAFASLNLGTHVFDDLPTVLANRALLAAQVGPIQYMTQVHGNRVVVIEEVTDEDPTADALVTGIPGISLAVQVADCIPLLLHSGESVAAVHVGRKGLVNGVALAALETMRDMGSSEITAIIGPSICGNCYEVSQEIYDEVTALHPAAASRTAQGTPALDLPAALRVLLESQSISFIDESRCTRENDDLYSYRRDGVTGRQTGIISL, via the coding sequence ATGAAGTATCGCTTTACCAATCGCACCGGTGGCGCAAGCTCCGGTGCTTTTGCATCTCTCAACCTTGGTACTCACGTCTTCGATGATCTGCCTACCGTTCTTGCTAATAGAGCACTACTTGCTGCGCAGGTTGGACCGATTCAGTACATGACTCAGGTGCATGGCAATCGCGTAGTAGTGATTGAAGAAGTAACGGATGAAGATCCCACTGCAGATGCGCTGGTGACTGGGATTCCTGGAATAAGCCTTGCAGTGCAGGTGGCAGATTGCATTCCACTTCTCTTGCACTCTGGCGAATCAGTTGCCGCGGTGCATGTCGGACGCAAAGGGCTAGTCAATGGTGTTGCACTTGCTGCTCTTGAAACTATGCGCGATATGGGCTCTAGCGAGATAACAGCAATCATCGGCCCATCTATTTGTGGCAACTGTTATGAAGTTTCTCAAGAAATTTATGACGAGGTTACTGCTCTGCACCCAGCTGCTGCTTCACGGACAGCTCAAGGAACTCCTGCACTCGATTTGCCTGCAGCCCTGCGAGTTCTGTTGGAAAGTCAGTCGATTTCCTTTATTGATGAATCTCGTTGCACACGTGAGAACGATGATCTTTACTCCTACCGTCGAGATGGCGTTACGGGCCGACAAACTGGAATCATTAGCTTATGA